The Besnoitia besnoiti strain Bb-Ger1 chromosome IV, whole genome shotgun sequence genome contains a region encoding:
- a CDS encoding hypothetical protein (encoded by transcript BESB_055330), whose protein sequence is MLKYAFSGELYDRESLDCPFCKVRCTARIRRSLWRLPSEYLVLHIKRFAWDARHEEMRRIDTRLKVSKGLNMSPYCRFSEHASTQKPYFKLEGVVSQLGTAHSGHYTALTATSQDQWTYFSDDYVSACDFCPDPRGIYLLLFRRATDLESAPSTPRYHSASVGLRSREPSVRRRTAEGFSRGTPALETAQLSRGLGRDGSVGCRRSSGTREGPASLSSLSGSASSSAARRERCAAPAAGASRAESKERCSGRVERHASRDTAAPGVFALEIRRPAAEGERDETPEGEEDRQRCVPLSFASRSTGRLSRRSTCNSNDAEACSSASSSRSPVERRDRKNRRSSGFREAFSLGRRRRKAEEEDGAEKREEDERAAAEPSRDDARGAERTSAERSGGKGLDAEPQSHTRLPSRLSIAQHSTKRDASASAQGESEAASASPAAERGSAGTAYSSSADRPTYSSSSSSSTSPYHPDASAGAGARQPCARHASTSSVSAASASASASSKSLHPPEAAGPAPAPLSSATGAEAATPRTCEDEGPAARGVRLGGSFSSTGPSPSSSPSHGQRRWLPPRRASLEKEAPSADKQQRIASSPFPAASPFFRRSRQASRSRASAASQDADRGSEGSLVLQARSLPSPADAGAAALEPLSASSAIHSPVLAGVPLGEAAGAEEGDGGEAAKRRAGPGSPGEKKEKAAEETPRGRFAFYSGRRWKHRREAHGPSCSIGRDRERQPRQSTSSAGEGEEAEAFARASSRQSEGAHKTRSSAFPASSSFWRPREGARESAFASRATSKERGGAPDAEDSSDRRRGGGDDEAWEKRSGGPRNSPSASSSGVQDATSCPTILSSMQFRERGRRAGGCQADHQGGGSPHASFSPSCFSTGARHRSTSSARRPSHSSSLSATSRLSSLLWGSSSGGGAAVSPSAASAACTPATTPHASPLALPLAGAAKEQWLAALGLEDDHDEAGDGRRDARAGLRGEEETGELLDDRKDAGSPRDNSRKALSGGQKKPLSRGPLAALRSAAAVASGAFWMARGKEEEGEEEEKKQRKRAEKNEKLDKKSKAKKKEWSERKSLSNGKEKPEPRGSIQHEGERDSVGAPEEGGRDEREDRQPLEPRDGIREHKDCTEGAAPLAGKPSTRDHDATSTRCTLSPLSSAVLETVRGGGATAAAGSSSVSTTPRLDDAQLALATPTTPTTLALTMGTPVLHDIAAPLLHQLSEKSLSPPRIPFITPPLFPHTSCPISSPPSPPSPLIIPAAYSRFNTPMYSPAFAPASPPASTPSSPFLSPLDSNSRHMSEGPGTSPPGAPASGAVEPETDEPCPPTAPYGFACSPRILSVASFASASRGASSSGLEGAEAACGDHGGKREREAASEAKEGAAALQGAGFLPASLKNSLAIVPICSMPTPTHRVGGAPSPAGTPNRAAAVRPAMSSSLSSASLAASSAAADPEAGGAFRAAIAFAEATLHSASLLSSLPFAAAPGGDFPPPEAGAASPFTRSQQCGSKDAAGDSALLTLAPSVTACEARDAKASFVRALEPVSPRGALPASAPPALSPSRRKGARESLGRRFAKKARRSAKWASESAGGAGERDDAAETPTTEREKEGARNAKLEGKGSEKGREKGREGRSWTVYSFSAFSSSFAGRGRHGGDEARRRREEEAKDARAEDQTSRMEERAGVFQSDGEALEAGSRRDGGDGSCEHAFPSHSALPKPQQPPASQAARSPRARPYIHTLAFLRGRRRRDAEDREGAPSTAAGSAEGSSPWSASWASASSLSAFSFSSSSCWLPCQREGDARRERLLDRRVGSRLEEAEALDREGVRPRETLFSSSPVHQRSQSASAFSPPLSFVDQAAELAAEEARLDARFDSLRRGLCDAARSIRGDGLEAAAGQKTCDLRLASSLGARPLSCRGAFTALPDCSAARLASRAAGVSASSAASRAARVSRQASKAAAAAFSVASSPSVSGGSRVSRLSAFPASSFFSLPRAAEAEARGPAERPHPQAAREEGSEQRGQTRRGGEGDGGRQDRERGVSDALRLPPIRSGPPARADSALEQTRALHAREASRSSTRRAQERGAARAKEGDAQEEGVAEGEEDGDQANWRATALNRGGATSVLRSAGVKDLRASPNDPFSAPLLTSSHHRNATGSRSCAHNRGDADTEGGRPQGTARRRGEPRDAGEQERLSRSPLESAEAPRQTSQEAAAEAQRDTHSANVDARGTDAATPTSPYATRRPPSPCPWRSSQSRRGASARRSGSCVASPLQVARPRVPFEASENAKRDALRDALDAFLSPQLASPFLPLRGQYRCAARLEGACRKEAGGGPPRDVEKGNAGKRSESRKGSVRRAEADRCAARRGDKKIGSTTEALAGGRTEKTDETVVAGRETERGGASDFDAGFLSARLSGAAVRERKGTHEDLFLRHLRAFLSRQDAQERESTGVSTGANGAFTCALSRGAPAEGETWGTDEVAREHRGASGASREDRDGQTKLDAGGEKATGAESVIRLPQSSPFSQPETRGTRDSVVHQLWIPRGRAPAQASARGSQHGASSPLCASLLSGAQRRLHASLPAEPCRPSPPQRRGAEVAARLQTSQEWGRAAESRATTRSLLQQKTRDTRPDGEHRQAVTRSRSGPPEDVELGAKTRGASEGRYASRASVFPLAAVSRLAASAAAQHDAREDRGGRASSATGEKRAEREKSAVSVPAGCAQGEWRLSASWAAAASSVGSTQATTCSGARTSAGCLADDSPLSVSGGCGASWDALSPSLAAYSYAASGAASCLASAKTRAAGGLQPQLRAGGGPPRLPSVGCSSPLPPRPARCADAASLPAVATPRPSVSAVGGGGRRRAATPSRASSAESCASFVSSVAAFLSRGTATALRQAADDRREVRALDGCDARAAVFFP, encoded by the exons ATGCTCAAATATGCCTTCAGCGGCGAACTCTAC GACCGCGAGTCTCTCGACTGCCCGTTCTGCAAGGTGCGTTGCACTGCGCGCAtccgccgctcgctgtgGCGCTTGCCCTCGGAGTACCTCGTGCTGCATATCAAGCGCTTCGCGTGGGATGCCCGCCACGAGGAGATGCGGCGGATCGACACGCGGCTCAAGGTCTCGAAAGGCCTCAACATGTCGCCCTACTGCCGATTCTCCG AGCATGCGTCGACGCAGAAACCGTATTTCAAGCTCGAGGGCGTCGTGTCTCAGCTGGGCACGGCCCACAGCGGCCACTACACGGC CCTGACGGCGACCTCGCAGGACCAGTGGACTTACTTCAGCGACGACTACGTGAGCGCCTGCGACTTCTGCCCCGACCCCCGCGGCATCTACCTGCTGCTGTTCCGTAGGGCGACAGATCTCGAATCAG CGCCCAGCACGCCGCGCTACCACAGCGCGTCTGTGGGGCTGCGCTCACGCGAGCCCAGCGTGCGGCGACGAACTGCCGAGGGCTTCTCCCGGGGGACGCCCGCGCTGGAAACAgcgcagctctcgcgcggcctggggcgcgacggcagcgtcGGGTGTAGGCGAAGCTCCGGCACGCGCGAGGGCCCCGCCTCGCTGAGTAGTTTGTCtggctctgcgtcctcttccgcggcgcggagagaaaggtgcgcggcgcccgcggccggggcctcgcgggcggagTCGAAGGAGCGGTGCAGCGGCAGAGTCGAACGCCACGCCTCGCGGGAcaccgccgcgccgggcgtcttcgcgctcgaGATCAGGCGCCcagctgcggaaggcgagcgagacgagacgcccgagggagaagaagaccggCAAAGATGCGTCccgctctccttcgcctcgcgctcgacggggcgcctctcgcgccggtcAACCTGCAACTCTAACGACGCCGAAGCGTgctcgtcggcgtcctcctcgcgctctcccgtcgagcgccgcgaccggaAGAATCGGCGCTCCTCTGGGTTCAGAgaggccttctctctcggcaggcggcggcggaaggccgaggaggaagacggcgcggagaaacgcgaagaagacgaacgcgccgccgctgagcccagccgcgacgacgcccgaGGTGCAGAGAGAACGAGCGCAGAGAGATCCGGGGGGAAGGGACTcgacgcggagccgcagagcCACACTCGCCTGCCGTCTCGTCTTTCGATTGCGCAGCACTCCACCAAGCGGGACGCCTCAGCGTCTGCTCAGGGCGAATCTgaggccgcctctgcctcgcccgctgcggagAGGGGGAGCGCCGGCACCGCCTattcgtcttccgcggatCGTCCCACGTATTCTTCgagctcgtcgtcttcgacGTCGCCGTATCATCCTGATGCGTCCGCCGGGGCTGGGGCGCGACAGCCGTGTGCGCGTCACGCCTCTACAtcatctgtctctgctgcatcggcgtcggcgtctgcttcgtccaAGTCTCTCCACccgccagaggccgcggggcccgcgcctgcgcctctgtcgagcgcgaccggcgcggaggccgcgacgccccgcacctgcgaggacgagggacccgcggcgcgcggcgtgcgtctCGGCGGGTCGTTCTCTTCTACGGggccctcgccgtcttcctcgccgtcccaCGGTCAGCGGCGgtggctgcctccgcgcagggCTTCTCTTGAGAAGGAAGCGCCATCCGCGGACAAGCAGCAGCGCATCGCGTCCTCTCCGtttcccgccgcgtcgcctttcttccggcgcagccggcagGCCTCCAGGtcccgcgcgtccgcggcgtcgcaggacGCCGACAGGGGATCAGAGGGCAGCCTCGTGTTGCAGGCGCGGTCGCTGCCCTCTCcagcggacgcgggcgcggcggcgctggagccgctctccgcgtcgtccgcgatCCACTCGCCGGTCCTCGCTGGCGTCCCgctcggcgaggcggcaggcgcggaggagggcgacggcggcgaggcggcgaagcgccgagcGGGACCTGGGTCGcccggcgagaagaaggagaaggccgccgaggagactccgcgcgggcgcttcgccttctaCTCGGGGCGCAGGTGGAAGcaccggcgcgaggcgcacggcCCGTCCTGCTCCAtcggccgcgaccgcgagcggcagccgcggcagagcaCGTCGTcggcaggcgagggcgaggaggcggaggccttcGCTCGGGCTTCGTCGCGGCAGTCCGAAGGCGCGCATAAGACGAGGTCGTCTGCTTtcccggcctcctcgtctttctgGCGCCCCAGagagggcgcgagagagagcgccttcgcgagccGAGCCACGTCGAAGgagcggggcggcgcgcccgacgccgaggacagcagcgacaggcgccgtggaggcggggacgacgaggcctgggagaagcgcagcggcggccccAGGaactcgccctctgcgtcctcgagcGGCGTGCAGGACGCGACAAGTTGCCCGACGATTCTCAGCAGCATGCAG TTtcgcgagcgaggacgccgtGCCGGAGGATGCCAAGCCGACCACCAAGGGGGGGGgtcgccgcacgcgtctttctctccctcctgtTTCTCCACCGGGGCGCGGCACCGCTCGAcgtcttcggcgcggcggccgtcgcacagttcctcgctctctgccacgagtcgcctctcttcgctcctgtggggcagcagcagtggcggcggggctgcggtctcgccctcggccgcgtctgcggcctgcaCGCCGGCGACTACGCCGCACGCCTCGCCCTTGGCCCTGCCGCTGGCTGGGGCGGCCAAGGAGCAGTGGCTCGCTGCGCTGGGTCTCGAAGACGACCACGACGAAGCGGGCGACGGCCGGCGAGATGCCCGCGCAGGGCTgaggggagaagaagagaccgGGGAGCTGCTTGACGACCGGAAGGacgcgggctcgccgcgggaCAACTCGCGAAAGGCGCTGAGTGGCGGACAGAAAAAGCCGCTGTCCCGcgggccgctggcggcgctgcggtccgcagctgccgtcgcctcgggCGCCTTCTGGATGGCGCGTggaaaggaggaggagggcgaagaggaggaaaagaagcagcgcaagcgcgcagagaagaacgaAAAACTTGACAAGAAGAGtaaggcgaagaagaaagagtgGAGTGAAAGAAAGAGTCTGTCGAATGGTAAAGAAAAACCTGAACCCCGCGGCAGTATTCAacacgagggagagagagacagtgtCGGGGCACCGGAAGAAGGAGGCAGGGACGAGAGGGAAGACAGACAGCctctcgagccgcgcgacggaaTAAGAGAGCACAAAGATTgcacagaaggcgccgcgcctctcgcgggcaAGCCGAGCACACGTGATCACGATGCCACCTCCACACGCTGCACACTgtcccctctctcttcggcgGTTTTGGAGACcgtccgcggaggaggcgcgaccgcagccgcggggTCGTCGAGTGTCTCCACCACGCCGCGGCTCGACGACGCCCAACTagcgctggcgacgccaaCGACGCCAACGACGCTGGCGCTGACCATGGGCACGCCGGTGCTGCATGACATCGCGGCGCCGTTGCTCCACCAGCTCTCTGAGAAatcgctctctcctccgcggatCCCCTTCATCACGCCGCCGCTTTTCCCGCACACGTCTTGCCCGATTTCTAgtccgccctcgccgccgtcgcctctcatCATCCCTGCAGCGTACTCGCGCTTCAACACGCCCATGTACTCGCCCGCgttcgcgcccgcctcgcctccggcttctacgccctcctctccgttCTTGTCGCCCCTCGACAGCAACTCGCGCCACATGTCGGAGGGACCAGGCACGTCCCCCCCCGGCGCcccggcgtcgggcgcggtgGAGCCCGAGACCGACGAGCCCTGTCCGCCGACCGCGCCCTACGGGTTTGCCTGCTCGCCTCGCATTCTGTCGGTCGCCTCGtttgcctccgcctcccgcggcgcgtcctccagtGGCCTTGAGGGAGCCGAggctgcgtgcggcgacCACGGCGGGAAGCGGgaacgcgaggcggcgagcgaggcgaaggaaggagccgcggcgctccaggGCGCGGGGTTCCTTCCCGCGTCGCTCAAGAACTCGCTCGCGATCGTCCCCATCTGCTCCATGCCCACCCCCACTCAccgcgtgggcggcgcgccgagcccgGCAGGCACGCCGAatcgcgcggcagccgtgcGCCCCGCCATgtcgtcctctctgtcttctgcgtctctcgctgcttcgtctgcggcagccgatCCGGAGGCGGGCGGTGCGTTCCGGGCCGCgatcgccttcgccgaggcCACGCTCcactctgcctctctcctctcctcgctgcccttcgccgcggcgcctgggggGGACTTCCCCCCGCCCGAAGCGGGGGCCGCTTCGCCCTTTACGCGGAGTCAGCAGTGCGGCTCGAAGGACGCTGCTGGCGACTCGGCGCTGCTGACCCTCGCGCCGTCCGTGaccgcctgcgaggcgcgcgacgcgaaggcgtctTTTgtccgcgcgctggagcctgtgtcgccgcgaggcgcccttcccgcctcggcgccgcccgcgctctcgccgtcgcgccggaAGGGCGCAAGGGAGAGTCTGGGGCGGCGGTTCGccaagaaggcgcggcgcagcgccaagTGGGCCTCGGAGTCCGCCGGGGGCGCCGgagagcgcgacgacgcggcggaaacACCCACcacggagagggagaaagaggGCGCACGAAACGCAAAGCTCGAGGGAAAAGGCAGTGAGAAAGGCAGGGAGAAGGGGCGAGAGGGTCGGAGCTGGACTGTGTACTCCTTTTCAGCTTTTTCTTCGTCgttcgcaggccgcggaagacacggcggcgacgaggcccgaagacgcagagaggaggaagccaaggacgcgcgcgcggaagaccaGACCAGCCGGATGGAGGAGCGGGCAGGTGTTTTCCAATCCGATGGAGAAGCACTCGAGgcaggaagcagaagagacggcggggacggcagctgcgagcATGCATTTCCTTCACATTCCGCGCTGccgaagccgcagcagccgccggcgtctcagGCGGCCCGCTCGCCCCGCGCACGGCCCTACATCCACACCCTCGCGTTTCTCcgcggccgaaggcgccgcgacgcagaagatcGCGAAGGCGCTCCGTCCacggccgccggcagcgcagaggggTCGTCGCCCTGGTCGGCGTCGTGGGCTTCAGCCTCGTCCCTCTCCGcgttctccttctcgtcttcgtcttgctGGCTTCCTTGCCAGCGCGAGGGAGATGCGCGGCGTGAGCGTCTGCTCGACAGACGCGTCGGGTCCCGGCtcgaggaggcagaagccCTCGACCGAGAAGGCGTGAGACCGCGAGAGACGctgttttcctcctcgccagtGCACCAGAGGAGCCAGAGTGCTTCAGCCTTTTCGCCACCTTTGTCCTTCGTAGACCAGGCCGCAGAACTCgccgctgaggaggcgcgcctcgacgcTCGCTTCGACTCCCTCCGCAGgggcctctgcgacgccgctcgctcgatacgcggcgacgggctggaggccgcagcaggccAGAAGACCTGCGACTTGCGTCTGGCTTCTTCTCTaggcgcgcgccctctgtCTTGCAGAGGCGCGTTTACTGCCTTGCCTGACTGttcagccgcgcgcctcgcctctcgcgcggccggtgtgtctgcttcctccgccgcctcaagGGCGGCCCGTGTGTCGCGCCAGGCCTCCaaggctgccgctgcagccttttccgtcgcctcttctccttcaGTGTCGGGAGGCTCGCGGGTGTCTCGGCTCTCGGCCTTTCCTgcttcgtctttcttctcactgccccgcgctgcggaggcggaggcccgtggacccgcggagaggccgcacccacaggcggcgcgcgaagaagggtCTGAACAGAGGGgacagacgaggagaggaggagaaggagacggggggcggcaggatcgcgagagaggagtttcagacgccctgcgcctgccgcccaTTCGCAgcgggccgccggcgcgcgcggattCTGCACTGGAACAAACGCGCGCTttgcacgcgcgcgaggcgtctcgcAGCAGTACCAGGCGggcgcaggagagaggcgcggcgcgagccaaggaaggcgacgcgcaggaggaaggAGTCGCGGAaggggaggaggacgggGACCAAGCCAACTGGCGCGCGACCGCACTGaacagaggaggagcgacAAGCGTCCTCCGCAGTGCGGGCGTGAAGGACCTACGGGCCTCACCCAACGACCCTTTCAGCGCTCCACTCCTCACAAGCTCTCACCACAGAAACGCTACAGGGAGTCGAAGCTGCGCACACaaccgcggcgacgcagacacggAGGGAGGGCGGCCTCAGGggactgcgcggcgccgtggcgagccgcgcgacgccggcgagcaaGAAAGACTGTCGCGATCGCCTCTCGaatcggcggaggcgccaagACAGACGAGCCAGGAGGCtgcagccgaggcgcagagagacacccATTCCGCGAACGTCGACGCTCGCGGaacagacgccgcgacgcccacGTCGCCTTACGcgactcgccgccctcctaGCCCCTGCCCCTGGCGCTCGTCGCagtcgcgccgcggggcgtcTGCCCGCCGCTCGGGCTcctgcgtcgcgtctcctctgcaggtGGCACGACCTAGGGTTCCTTTTGAGGCCTCTGAAAACGCGAAAAGAGACGCGCTGAGAGATGCACTCGACGCGTTTCTGAGTCcgcagctcgcctcgccATTTCTCCCTCTGAGAGGGCAGTATCGCTGCGCCGCAAGGCTCGAAGGCGCCTGTCGAaaggaggcaggcggaggacCCCCGCGTGACGTGGAGAAGGGAAACGCAGGCAAGAGAAGCGAGTCGAGGAAAGGAAGCGtgaggcgagcggaggccgaccggtgcgcggctcgccgaggCGACAAGAAGATCGGCAGCACGACAGAAGCGCTTGCTGGCGGACGAACGGAGAAAACGGATGAAACGGTGGTGGCTGggcgggagacagagagaggaggggcaAGCGACTTCGATGCAGGTTTTCTTTCTGCTCGCCTCTCCGGGGCGGCAGTgagggagaggaaagggACCCACGAAGATCTGTTTCTTCGGCATCTGCGAGCCTTCCTCAGCCGACAAGACGCGCAAGAGAGGGAATCCACAGGCGTATCCACAGGCGCGAATGGCGCCTTCACTTGCGCCCTGAGCCGGGGGGCCCCAGCGGAGGGGGAGACGTGGGGAACGGACGAGGTCGCGAGGGAGCACAGAGGCGCATCGGGCGCGAGTCGCGAAGACCGAGACGGGCAGACGAAGCTGGACGCGGGGGGGGAGAAAGCCACGGGAGCCGAAAGCGTCATTCGCCTCCCCCAAAGTTCGCCTTTCTCTCAGCCGGAGACTCGGGGCACGCGTGACTCAGTCGTACACCAGCTGTGGATTCCCCGtgggcgcgcgcctgcgcaggcttccgcgcgcggctctcaacacggcgcctcctcgcctctctgcgcgtctctaCTTTCCGGCGCCCAGCGGCGTCTGCACGCTTCGCTCCCCGCGGAGCCCTgccgcccttcgccgccgcagaggcgaggcgcggaggtcgctgcgcgtctgcagacCTCGCAGGAGTgggggagagcggcggagTCGCGAGCGACAACACGCAGTTTGCTTCAACAGAAGACGAGGGACACGCGGCCTGACGGCGAACACCGGCAGGCCGTGACTCGCTCCCGTAGTGGGCCCCCTGAGGATGTAGAACTCGGCGCGAAgacccgcggcgcgagcgaaggcaggtatgcgtcgcgcgcgtcagtTTTTCCTCTTGCTGCAgtgtctcgcctcgctgcctccgctgcagcgcagcatgATGCGCGCGAGGACCGAGGGGGTcgggcctcctccgcgaccggAGAAaagcgagcagagagagagaagtctGCGGTCTCTGTTCCCGCGGGCTGCGCACAGGGCGAGTGGCGGCTGTCCGCGTCttgggcggcggccgcctcctctgtgggctccacgcaggcgacgacttGCTCTGGCGCGCGCACGTCGGCTGGCTGCCTGGCGGACGACTCTCCACTTTCTGTGAGTGGAGGCTGTGGCGCGTCCTGGgacgctctctctccttcgctcgccgcctACAGCTacgccgcctccggcgccgcctcgtgtCTCGCGTCTGCGAAAACGCGTGCCGCGGgggggctgcagccgcagctaCGCGCGGGTggagggcctccgcgccttccgtcGGTCGGCTGCTcatcgccgctgccgccgcgccctgcccgctgcgcagacgcggcgtcgctgcccgcGGTCGCCACGCCCCGACCTTCCGTCAGCGCGGTtgggggcggggggaggcgccgcgctgcgacgccttcgcgcgcgtcttcggcggagTCTTGCGCGAGTTTCGTTTCATCCGTCGCCGCGTTTTTGTCTCGCGGGACGGCGACAGCTCTGCGCCAGGCCGCGGACGACCGGCGCGAGGTGCGGGCGCTGGACGGTTGCGACGCTCGGGCGGCGGTCTTCTTCCCCtag